ACTGGTGGTGGGGCTGACCCCCCCTTTGCGGGTGATCGCGGGTGGGGATGCGGCGAGGAAGCCGCTGTCAGAGCTAGAACAGATCCTGACCCAGAATTTTGAGCTACAAAAGCAGGCGTTCCCAGGGTACAtgctgggggggaaaaaggggaaacCCTCAGCCATGTCCTTCCAAAATGCGGGGATGAGAAAAATGCAAGGGGACAACCGGAAAGATCCTGATGGCAAGAACAGCTCGGGGAAGGAAAACCAGCAAGGGCTGAGGTTTCAGAAGTCCAACCCTTGGCGGGCTGAGCTGAGGAAGCGCTTGATCAAATATGAGAAGCAGGAGGACATTGATGGCTTGCCAGACGCAGAGCTGTTTAGAAAGCTGGCGCTGCACGAGGCCaagaagcacagcagctccaaccCCATCGACCCGGGGTCTAAGGCTCAGCAATAGGGCTGCCAGGCACCTGCATCGCCCCTTTTTGTGGCACCGATTAAGACCGATTTGTGGGGGCGCCTGATAGTTGATATAACTATTGGAGGAAGGGTGCTTGGACAAGTGATGTTAATTGATACTGGTGCCTCTTATTCAATTCTCAGTATGACCCCTGGTGAAACTGGGCTCTTCCAAACACGCGAAATTATTGAAGTAACCGGGCCAAATGGCCAAAAATCCTCAGTGCCATTCACAGAGCCCATACCCTTCGAAATTGGAACTGCCAAGGGGTCAGAAAAATttgggaaaatggaaatgaaaggaaagccAGGAATTTTGGCTATCTCCACTCTTACAAAGATGGGGGTGGTAGTGGACCTGGCAAACCAAACATTGTTACGTTGCCCTCAAAGTGATGTGCCCATCATCCCGGCAAGCCACAGAGTCATGTCCATCAAAGCTCCTGAGCTCCTGATCCACCCCGAATGGGAGCCCCGAGTGAAACGGGTGACGGAGCAGTTCCCACAGGTCTGGGCAAGGAACAAGCTGGACTGCGGGCGGATCGATGCCGTAGTTGTGATAAAAGGGCCAGACCCCcctcctcagcagcagccccagtacCCGGTTGAGGCTGAGGAGGGCTTATGGGATACAGTCAAAACCCTGCTGGACCAGGGGGTGCtggtggagcagcagagcaccaGCAATGCTATGGTGTGGCCCCTGCGGAAAGCTGACAAGAAAACCTGGAGGCTGACAGTCAACTACAGCACCCTCAACCAGGTCACCCCGCTGAAGGCATCCATGGTGGCCAAATACCCTGATGTCATGGAAGCCATCTTCCGGGGATCAGAGTGGTTTTCAGTGCTCAGCCTGACCAGCGTGTCCTTCGCCATCCCCCTGCACCCCGAGTCCTGGCACAAATTCGCCTTCACTCTCCAGGGACGGCAGTTCACCTTTACCAGGCTCCCCCCAGGCTTTCACAGCACCCCCGCCATTTGCCACACGCATGTGTTGAAGATGTGGGAGAAGCTCAGCCACAAAGAGAGCGTGTTATCCTGTGCTGGTGACATCCTCATCCACACTCGGACCAAGGAGAAGAACCTGGAGGTTCTGGCAGAGGTGCTGGAGGCCATCCAGAAGACAGGGTTCAGGGTCAGCCCAACGAAGgcccagctgtgctggaaggaggTGTCATATTTAGGGGTGACCCTCAGGGAGGAAGGGCGTTCGCTGGAGAAGCAGCGGGTTGAGTTGATACAGAAATTGTCAGCACCAGCTGATGTTACCACCTTACGGTCCTTCATGGCTCTTGTGAAGTTCTCCCGAGAGTTCATTGAGGGCTTTGCAGAGAAAGCCGCTCCGCTCTGCAAGCTCCTCAGAAAGGATGCTCTGTGGGAGTGGGGTCCAGAGCAGGATGAGGCAGTTAAAACTCTAAAGGAGAGCGTTGCCCGAGCCCCCATGCTGGTGTGGCCCTGTGGTGACAGACCCTATGTGCTGCAGCTGGCCAGCGTGGGGACAGGGCTGAGGGCCACCCTTAGCCAACATCATGGTGCCCTCCTCCAACCCATTGCCCACGCCTCGCGGCTCCTGACGCCAACTGAGCAGCAGTTCACTGCATACGAAAAGGAGGTGTTGGCATTGATCTgggccctgcagcactgggagtATTTGGTGGGGTCTGCCCCAGTGCTGCTAAGGACATCCCGTGCCCCAGTGAGGTACCTCTTGTCAGGGAAGGGAGGGAACAGACCCATACGCAGCCCCAGGATGGCCAACTgggtgctggcactgcccaaCAAGGACATCCCTGGGGAGACTCAAGAGCCCCCACCCAGCATCTATGGGGTGGTCATCAGCAGCGAGAGGGGTGAGGAGGAGATGGGGGAGCCAAAGCCACAGCGGGCGCCCCTGTTTGAGAGCAGCATCAGCTTGGTGGATGCCAAGGACAGAGGCTACGTGGTATGGTTTGTAGATGGCTCCAACTACCATGAGAACGGGGTGCCCTACACGGGCTACGCTGCCATCAACCGATGCACTGGGGAGGTGGTCAAAGGGAAGTGCCTGCCGCACTCCATCCAGGCCGCCGAGCTGGTGGCTGTGACAGTTGCCCTTGAGAACACGCCAGCAGACCAGCCGCTGGCCATATTTTCAGACTCGGGCTGGGTGGTGAGGGTGGCACTGGAGTGGCTGCCACTCTGGAGGGAGAGGGACATGCAGTCAGCTGATGGCAAGCCTGTCACCTATGCCAAAAAGCTGCAGTACCTTGCCaagctggcagagcagagggcacaCCCAGCCCAGATAATTAAGGTCAGGGCCCACAAGAAGGGAACAGAGGAGGCTAAGTGGAACAAAGAGGCAGATGCCAAAGCCAAACAAGGAGCTAAGGAAGGGCAGATGTGGAAGGCCAGTAGGCCCTCTGAGAACGGCCCCCTGTTGGTGGCTACAGGCAGGAACTGGGAGAATGTGGACTTGCTGGGCTTGCAGGCACAAGACCCAAGTGTCCGGGAGCTAGCGCAGGGCAGGGAGTACAAAGGGTGCAAGGTCTGGAAGGATGTCTCGGGTCTGGTCCTGGCACGGAGAGAGGGGGTAGATTTCCCAGTCTGGGTGGTGCCTGAGCTTGTTCGGACAGAGCTGGTGGCTTTGGCTCATGAGCAGGGGCATTTGGGAATAGATAAGACCTTGGCAAGGCTACAGGGTGCTGGTTGGTGGCCTGAGATGAGAGAGGATGTAGAGAGGTATGTCAACAACTGCCTCACCTGTGCAGCCAACAATCCCGatgcaaaaacagcaaaagcccTCCTGGGCCACCAGAGGATTTCTGGCCCTTGGAGCAAGCTACAGATGGAGTTTATCGGTCCTTTGCCCCAAACGGCCCTAGGAAACAAGTACTGCCTGGTGATCAGTGATAACTTCACCAAGTGGGTGGAAGCATTTCCAGCTCGAAACAACACAGCCAACACAACTGCCAAGATCCTGGTAGAGCACATCTTCTCACGGTGGGGCATCCCAAAGGAGGTTGACTCAGATCATGGCCAACGCTTCGTCGGAGAAGTTTCGAAAGGAGTGTGCCAGGTATTGGGCATTAAGCAAAAGCTTCACATCATGGGGCATTTCCACAAGCCTGGCTTGATGGAGGGGCCCAACCAAACACTGAAGATAGCATTGAGGAAGATCATAAACCAACAAAGGAAGGACTGGGATCAGAAACTCCCACTTGTCCTCCTGGCATTACGGGGAGCTGTGGCATCTCACGTACCTTCTCCCCCCAAAATGGCTCCTGCAAGAGACCCAAAGATGCTGGAGCACTGGTGTCAGAGAGGGGCACCGCCAGACGAGCTGCAGCCCCGTGTGCTGACAGACAGGTGGGTTCAGGACATGCTGAGGACGGTGTCAGATACGTACCACCAACTCGCCTCAGTGCAGGAGGCCAACATCCACAAGATGGACAAGCAGCTAGGAGTGCTGCTGCGCCCCGTGGAGTGGAACACAGGGGACCTGGTAACATATCGGGGGGTTAGAGAGAAGAACCAGGAGCTGGGACCCCAGTGGATGGGACCGGTTAGGGTTGTGAACAAGGCCAGTTCATCCATGTACCAAGTAGAAATCAGAAAGGGGGcgaaaagacaggaaaaatggTTCCATTCTTCACAGTTAAAAGCATGGAAGGGAAATTAACGGGGCTGGAGAGCCCGCTTTGCTTATGTTTTGCagatgaaggaaaatggaaggtGATTGTGACCAGCGGGAAAGGCGAACTTCGTGGCATCACCATCCCTAtgtgtgctgcagggaaaatgctttcaaatttgtGGTTGCAGgatttgctttgatttctggtATGTCTATAGTGCTGAGCATGCAACATGCCCAACCAACCCACCAGCACCTCCAAGAAAAAGTCAGTTCCAGCTTAGACACACCCCCCAGCAAAAGggccacagcccagcacagggtCAGGCGGTATGTAAAAATTGACACAGATTGGCCTTGGTCTCAAGCTCATGTGAAATATTCAGGTAGTATGGGATTAAATTCTAACAGGCGCTTAAATTTGTCAACAGTAGTTATGCATGGGACTGAAGTGTATTTGGAAAACGAGTGGAGCTGGGATAGCACCAGCAGGCTTCcgcagctgctggggaaggtGGGGCAAGAAATTAAAGTAGGATGCAGGGTAATTAATGGTTCCACTCATCAGCAGGTGACTCAAATCTCcgtaactgaaataaaaaccaagaagagtcagaaaaaaaactgtgccCTGGAAAAATTGGATTGTTGGTGCAACTTTACGTTAGTCCAGCCAGTCTTTGTGGTCTGTCTCTGGGCCCAAAACAGTGTGGGGTTGTCATTTAAATTCAAGATTGTCACCACGATGCGTTCACTTGCTACCCTTAAGGCCCTGAGGTGCCACTTCTTGGCCTGGCGTGCAGCCCAATACGCTGAAGTGGGGAACCAAGTAAAATTAGAAATTAGATACTCTCAAGAAAGTGTAACTGATGCAAAGCGAATTAATGGCACCACTGTGACTCTCACTGCTCCTAACAGCCGTAAGTGGGTTGTGCCAGTAAACTGTGTCCCTGAGAGCAAAACACTTAGTAGATCTGAATTAAATGCAGAGACATCATGGTATAGCCAGGATTATGGATACTGTTCACGTCCACTGAAAAACCTCCAAGTGTGGTGTCAAGGAAAGCTGAGTGTAGAAATGTCTCCCGAGCTTGGAGGAAAGTGGTTGATAGGAGGCCCCGAAGGATTTCAAAAAGAGTTTCCCATCATTGCTGTCCTGCGTCCCTTTGTTTCCAAGATAGGCCCATACGTAGTCAAGCAAAATCACATCCAAGAGCTGCTGACCAGCCCCGTGCGATCACTGAAGAAGGTGGTGCTGTCCCTGTCCACTGCCAATATTTCATCCGTCAGACCGCACTGCGCTCCCTTTCTGTCCACCCTCTACACCGGCTGGCAGGCCTGGCTTCACAGCCGCTCCATGCAGGAGGCCCGCGCCAGGAGAGACCTTCTGGCCACAGCcctgggaggaggaggtgctgggctgggagtGCTCAACAGCATGAACGTTGAGGTCTTGGCCAACAAGTTGGAGGCTGTCACCTCAGGCGTGCAAGGCCTCCTCAACCCCCTGAATTCATCCCTGGCCAGCCTAGGGATGGGGCAGTGGCTTGTGTCAGAGGTGCTGCCTACCTGGGAACACATAAGTGAGAAAGACCACCAGGTGTTGTTGCAAGCACTGGGAATCGAGCAAAATAATGTCTCCCTTGCTCTTAGTTGCATCCAGGCCCAGATGTGGGTGCAGAGTGTCGTTGCAGGTATCCTGAGGGATGGTGACAACGGCATCCTCCCCACCGAGATCCGAAAGATCGTGTGGGACTCAGCCACGGAGAAGGAGCGGCAGCTCCAAGCCTGGTGGAGGCTGGTGAACTTCACCCACGACCAGGTCCTCAACTCAGTCATCGCCTACGTCCTCACCGTGGTGGAAGCCCGCATCGAAAAGGTCTACCCCATCGTGGCCCTGGGGATTAGCACAAACGGGTCCGTGGTCTATCCCCTGGACCACCGGATGTGGGCAAGAGTGTCAGACAGAAAATGGCAATCTGTAGATCTGGAAGCCTGCATCTTGGAACGGGGGCTGGGATTCATATGCGAAGATGATGCCCTTAAGGCGAGCGATGTCTGCTTTGACACCAGTGAGGGGGTGTGCCATTTTGAGATCAATCCTGGCAGCAATAACAAAACCGTGTTAGTTTACGTAGGGAAAGGGTGTGTATGCTTTAGAACAGTGTGTAAATACGTGCAGATTAATGACATCTACAATCAGACCGTATTCAATGATTCAAATACGTGTGCTTGCAATGTAGCTATTATTAGAGGCTGTGATTTCGTGTATAAGCCGCCAGTTTTTACTAGCCAATTGCTAATCAGAAACTATAGCCTTTATCGTAGTATAACCCCGACCCCCATTGGTATGGATTTGTCGCTAGTAAAAGAAATGTTAGAGCATGCTAATTTACAACAGCTTTTAGAAAATGCTAAGGCAGAAGCTAAAAAGATCCTAATAACTGTACATCACGATGGTAACGTTATAAAGCAGGTAGTGGAACGGATTAAGAGGGTGGGAGAGCACCACTGGTGGGAAATTTTCTTTGGCTGGTCCCCAACAGCGACCGGCATCTTCAACGCGCTCCTGCATCCTGTTGTAGTCATACTGCTAATGCAAATCTGTGTGTGCTTTGCCATGGTTGCTACTTGTTACTGGATAAGGCACGTGAGGCTCTGCATTGAGAACCACCTGAAAGGACTGGGGCTGGCCAAGCGCCTCCTGCCATAGTCAAGGGCAAGACTGGGTTGGCCTCTGTGTTTGCCACCAAGAAGAACCTTTAGCTCCGCTGTTGGCTGCAACCCAGTAGGCGTTGAGCGGTGGGGACACAAGCCATACCAGACCTTGATGTGAGGGGGTTACCTCTGCTGTCACAAGAGGGCCATCCAGGAGCAGAGGGCGGG
The Lagopus muta isolate bLagMut1 chromosome 4, bLagMut1 primary, whole genome shotgun sequence genome window above contains:
- the LOC125691860 gene encoding uncharacterized protein LOC125691860: MEGDCDQRERRTSWHHHPYVCCRENAFKFVVAGFALISGMSIVLSMQHAQPTHQHLQEKVSSSLDTPPSKRATAQHRVRRYVKIDTDWPWSQAHVKYSGSMGLNSNRRLNLSTVVMHGTEVYLENEWSWDSTSRLPQLLGKVGQEIKVGCRVINGSTHQQVTQISVTEIKTKKSQKKNCALEKLDCWCNFTLVQPVFVVCLWAQNSVGLSFKFKIVTTMRSLATLKALRCHFLAWRAAQYAEVGNQVKLEIRYSQESVTDAKRINGTTVTLTAPNSRKWVVPVNCVPESKTLSRSELNAETSWYSQDYGYCSRPLKNLQVWCQGKLSVEMSPELGGKWLIGGPEGFQKEFPIIAVLRPFVSKIGPYVVKQNHIQELLTSPVRSLKKVVLSLSTANISSVRPHCAPFLSTLYTGWQAWLHSRSMQEARARRDLLATALGGGGAGLGVLNSMNVEVLANKLEAVTSGVQGLLNPLNSSLASLGMGQWLVSEVLPTWEHISEKDHQVLLQALGIEQNNVSLALSCIQAQMWVQSVVAGILRDGDNGILPTEIRKIVWDSATEKERQLQAWWRLVNFTHDQVLNSVIAYVLTVVEARIEKVYPIVALGISTNGSVVYPLDHRMWARVSDRKWQSVDLEACILERGLGFICEDDALKASDVCFDTSEGVCHFEINPGSNNKTVLVYVGKGCVCFRTVCKYVQINDIYNQTVFNDSNTCACNVAIIRGCDFVYKPPVFTSQLLIRNYSLYRSITPTPIGMDLSLVKEMLEHANLQQLLENAKAEAKKILITVHHDGNVIKQVVERIKRVGEHHWWEIFFGWSPTATGIFNALLHPVVVILLMQICVCFAMVATCYWIRHVRLCIENHLKGLGLAKRLLP